Part of the Thermoplasmata archaeon genome is shown below.
GTGACACCGGGGGAGGCGACGTACCCGGGCGCGATCTCCACCGTACCGCTCGCCGGCGCGGCCCCGACCAGCTCGCCGGCGTGGGTGCCCGGCGCTCCGAGCGCCACGGAGGGGGCCCCCGGCGCGACCACCCCGAGGGCCCCGAGGAGAACGAGCGTCGCCACGAGGCACGGGGCGATCGTCCGGAGCGCCATCGGAGCCAGGGTGAGGGGGGGCCGGAGCGGATAGACTTGACCGGTCGCCGCCGGCGCCCGCAAGAGCTCATAACCCGCGCCCGGCGTAACCGGCGCGAGGGCGTCGTGGATCCGTATCTCGGCTACGAGATCGCCCTGCTGGTCGTCGCGGTCTACGGCGGGACCGTCTACGCGCTCTACCGACGGGGCCTGGTCGGCCCGGACCGCGCGCTCAGCCTGCTCGGACCCGCGCTGATGATCAAGACGCGCCGGGGGCGCTCGGCGCTCGAGCGCTGGGCGCGCTTCCGTCGCTTCTGGACGGCGGCAGCCGATCTCGGGATCGCCCTCGCGGCGATCGCGATGGCCGGGATCACGATCCTCCTCGTGATCGACGCGATCGTCGCGCTGCGGATCCCCGCCTCGGCGGCGCCGCCCGTCACGGAGGCCTTGGGCCTGCCCGGCATCAACCCGGTGATCCCGATCGGCTACGGGATCGTCGCGCTCGTCGTCGGGATCGTACTGCACGAGCTGGCGCACGGGGTCGTGGCCCGCTCGCAGGGGATCGGCGTGAAGACGATCGGCGTGCTCTGGTGCGTGGTCCCGGTCGGCGCGTTCGTCGAGCAGGACGACGCGGACATGCAGGCCGCGACGCGCCGCCGCCGGGACCGGGTCGCCGCGGCGGGCGTGCTGGCCAACTTCGGGCTCGCGCTCCTGTTCTTCGTCGCCCTGTCGCTGCTCGTGGCCTCGTCGGTCGCGCCGAACGCGAACGGGGTCGGGGTCGCGCTCGTCGAGCCGAACACCCCGGCGGCGAACGCGACGATCGCGCCGGGCGACATCATCACCTCGATCAACGGAACGAGCACGACCACGAACACGCTGTTCGAGGCGTCGCTCGCGGACACGCACCCCGGCGAGGTGGTGCCGGTCGTCTTCTTCTCGGCGGCGCTCGGGCGTCCGGTGAGCGTGAACGTGACGCTCGCACCCAGCCCGACGATCGCGGGGCGCGGCTTCCTCGGGGTCGCGGTCACGTTCCTCACGCCCCCGCAGCTCCAGTCGACGCTCGTCTGGCCCCTCGGCAGCTCGAGCGGGCCGCTGACCGGCGGGATCGACTGGCTGGTCCTGCCGCTCGCCACGATCGAGCCGATCGGTGGCTCGACCGCGCAGTTCTTCCACCTCACGGGCCCGCTCGCTGGCACGGACCCGGGCTCGTTCTGGATCGGCGCGAACGTCCTCTACTGGCTCGCCTGGATGAACCTGCTCCTGGGCCTCTCCAACGCGCTCCCGCTGGTCCCGCTCGACGGCGGCCTCCTGTTCCGGGACTTCGCGAGCTCGATCGCGGCCCGGCTGCGCGCCGGCTGGTCCGCCGCGCGGCTGGAGGAGTTCGGGAGCCGCGCGGTGGCCGCCTCCTCGGTGATCGTCCTCGTGCTCCTGCTATGGCAGTTCATCGTGCCCCGCCTGCTCTAGACGCGCGCTCGGTCTTCGCGCAGTACCCGTTCCTACCGGGGGCGGAAGCGCTGCTCGGCGGCGAGCCGGTATCGATCCGCGCCCTCCTGGAGGAGTCGGCGTACTCCCGGGCCCGCGCGCTCGGGCGCGCCCGCGTGCTCGCGGGCGCCGACGATCCGAGGGCGAGCCGGAACGTCGAGGAGCTCGCGGCGGCCGCGCCCGACGTGCGCTACCTGTCGTTCCTGTTCGCGCGCATCGTGCTCGCGGCCGCGCCGTCGCCCGCCGCGCTCCGGCGCTGGGCGGTCGCCGAAGCGAAGCGTGCCTTCGCGCGCCTGCGCGAGACGCCCGCCGAAGAGCTCGTGGACGTCGCCGGACGCCTCGACTTCACCTTCGATGAGCGCGGTGGGCGGCTGGCGATACCGCTCGTCGACTACCTGCGCCTCGCCGTGCCGATCCGGGAGGCCGACTTCCGGCTCAGCCGGCAGCAGCTCGACCGCGGCCAGGTGGTCGTCGGCGCCCCGCGCGCCGCCCGCCTCCTCGAGGAGGCGATCCGGCTCGAGCTCGCGCGGCCGGTCCCCCTCGCCGACGACGTGCGCCGGACGGTCGCGGCCTCGGAGGACGAGCTCCTAGCCTCGGTCGCCGAGATGATCCCGGCCCCCATCGCGCGGGGCGCGGGGCCGGCCGGACGCCTCCACCCCGAGTGGTTCCCCCCGTGCATCCGCAAGATGCAGCGCGTGCTCGAGGCCGGCGAGAACCTGTCGCACTCCGGCCGCTTCGCCCTCGCCGCCTTCCTCCACCGGGTGGGCGCGGACTTCGAGACGATCGTCGACGCCTACCGCGGGGCGCCCGACTTCGACGAGTCGATCACGCGCTACCAGGTCGAGCACATCACGCACCATGACGACGGGCAGGGCTACACCCCGCCCGAGTGCGACACCCTGCGCAGCCACGGGCTCTGCTTCCGCGACGGCGATCCGAGCGCCGCGCGGCCGATCGACCGCGAGCGCGACGCCCGCTGCTTCGAGCCCAGTCTCCGCCACCCGCTCCAGTACTACCGGCGACGTGGCGGGACCGTCGCGATCGACCCGCCCGAGGGCCGCGCGACTACCGGCCCGGGGGCAGCGCCCGATAGACCCGAACGGCGCGCGCGATCGCCGTCCACTGCCCGGCGATGACGAAGTACAGGAACGCGACGTCGATCACCGTGAACGCGAGCCCGTCGACCGCGAAGCGGGCCCACGGCATCGTCGGCGCCCACGGCCAGGGGAGCGACCAGTCGAACTCGAGGAACGCCGCCACCGCGAGGACGACGAGCCGATCGACCCGGGAGAGCAGACCGGAGTAGAGCCGGCCCTGACCGAGGGCTTGGGCCTGCGTGCCCATGTAGCTCGTCAGGAGGACGCTCGCGAGCGCGAGCAGCGCGAGGATCGGGTTCGCGTAGCCCGACGCGGCGAACCCGACGACGAGCAGGAGGTCCGCGTAGCGATCGAGGACGTGGTCGAGGAGGTCGCCGCGGGCGGAGGCGCGACCGGTCGCCCGGGCGACCTCGCCATCGAGGACATCGAAGAGTCCGGTGAGGAAGATCAAGACCGCGACCGGCAGGAACAGCAGCGGCGTCGTCCATCGGACCAGCGCGGCGAGCGCCGCCGCGGCCCCGGCGCAGCCGAGCGCGGTCCACGAAAGGCCCGCCGGCGACCAGCCGAGGAACGGACCGCGAATCCGGGCGAGGTACGGGGCGACCCGGGCCCGGTATCCCTCGAGGACCATCGGCTCCGGCTAGCTGGCCCCGCCCAGAAGATGCTTTTGCACCCACGGGTCCGCGAGCCAGTCGACCCGGCCGTAGGCGCTGGGCCCCCGGCCGCGGACCCGCCGCAGGACGGCCCGCGCGACCGCGGCGGCGGGGCGCCCGGTCGTATCGATCTCGTAGACGCGCCGGGCGCGGGCCAGGGCCTCGACGAGGACGAGGTCGAGGGCCTCGGCGGTGACGTTCTCGGCCCGGTCCGAAGGCGTGCCGCGGCCCGCGCGCTCTAGCCGCGCGCGCAGCTCGCGCGGGTGGCAGCGCAGGACGACCGCGTCGCGCAGCGGCAGCCGGTGCGCGAGGTGGCCCACCACGAGGTCGACCCCCCGCAGCGCGGGGCCCGAGCGCACCCGCCGCGCGAGCCGCGGGAGGTCGACGCGGACCGCCCCTCGCGCGCGTCGACCGGTCCCGGTGGCGAGCGCGAGGTCGCCGACCTCGACGCAGGCAAGGCGGCCGGCCAGGAGCCGGGCGACCGCGCTCTTCCCCGTGCCCGGCGTTCCCGTGAGCGCGAGCGCGCCGAACCAGTGCCCTAGGCGAAGCGGAGCGCCCGGAACTCCCGGCGCCAGGCCCGCACCTCCGCGCCGACGCGCTCGCCGCGCAGCCCGCCGCGCACGATGAGCTCGGCGAGCCGCGGCATGTCCGCGGCCGTGAGCCCGAGTCGCGCCACCTCCGCCGTCCCGATCCGCCCGACCAGGTCGATGAGCAGCCGCTGGCGCTCGAGGCGTCGGGCGAACGCCCCCGCTCCGATGCCGAAGCGCGCGCGGAGCGCGCCGCGATCGAGGAGGAGCTGATGGCAGGCCGTGAAGCCCCTCGCCGCCGCGACCAGCGGGACCCCGCGCTCGGCGAGGGCGCCCGCCAGCCCCCGCGCGTCTTCGACGACCGTGCGGGCGTACTCCTCGCCGCAGCGCTCGAGCTCGAGGAGCGTCTGGGCGAGGGCCGCGATGCGGTGCCAGTGGGCATTGTCGAAGATCCGCCAGACGAGCGCCGGCGCGATCTGCGCGAAGAGGTCCTCGCGGTCGGTGACGAGCAGGCCCCCCTGAGGGCCGGGGAACGACTTGTGGGTGCTCCCGAAGACGACGTCCGCCCCTTCCTTGAGCGGATCCTGGAACTGCCGACCGGCGATCAGGCCGAGGACGTGGGAGGCGTCGTAGAGGACCAGCGCGTCGGCGGCGTGGGCCGCCTCGGCGATCTCGCGCAGCGGGTACGGGAACAGCAGGAAGCTCTGTCCGAGGAGAACGGCGTTCGGCCGCTCCTGGCGGATCGCGGCGACCGCCTCCTCGGCGCCCACGCCGAAGCCGGGGCCGCTCGCGGGCATCGGCCGGACGGTGTGGCCGAGCAGGGCGGGAACGAACCCGGGCGCATAGCCGTCGTAGCCACCGGACTCCGGCGGGATCGACAGCAGCCGGGACCCGCGCGGCAGGAGCGGCGCGAGCGCGGAGAGCGCGGCGAGGTGCCCGGAGAGCGGGCGGGTGGTCGCGCAGCGGGCCCGGAAGACCCGCGCGGCCGCTGCATCGGCCAGGCGCTCGATCGCATCGGTGTAGCGCGTGCCGGTGTAGCTGTTGTCGATCGCCTCGCCGTCGAGCGTCGTCGGGAGCGGGAGCGTGTAGCGACCGGCGAGATCGCTCGCCAGGTAGCGGCGCGCCGTCGGGGAGACCGCGTTCTCGCTCGCGAGGAGGTTGAACACCTCCCGACCGCGCCAGCGATCGTGGGCGCGGACGAGCGAAGCGAGGCGGCGCTCGTCCTCAGGCCGAGGGAGGGCCATCCGCACCCGGCATCTTCGGGAGGTCGCCCTTCGCCATCTTGCGGGACTCCTCGTGACCGCAGCGCGGGCAGACCAATCCCCCGCGCGGCGTGCGCGCGAGCAGCGCGTGGCAGACCTGGCAGCGTGCCGAGACGACCCCCAGGTTCGCGGCGCCGGTGGTCAGCTTGATCGACGGCCGGGGCTGGATCACGCGGGCGAGGACGATGTCGCCGACGGCGAAGACGTCGGCGAGCGACTCCGTGTAGCCCTCCTTCGCCTTCGAGATGTGGATCGTCCCCTCGGGCGCGCCGGGCACGCCGCGGGGGCTCTTCGTCGTCGCGACGACGGTGCAGATCGCCATCGCCGACTTGAGCTCATCGATCCGGGCGAAGACGAGGTCGCCCTCCTGCACGTCGGGGACCCCGTTGAACGGATCGACGCGCACCGTGCGGTCGCGCGGGTCGACGGAGGGCGTGCCGAGCAGGGAGGCGTAGATGCGCCCCCGGTTCTCGTAGGCACCGCGCCCGGGGAGGAACTCCTCCGCAGGCCCGAGGTAGTCGCCGGGGAGCGCGATCTTGGGGAGGTCCGTCGTCGTCATCGGTGAGGCGGCCCGGGCGGACGACCGGCCGGACCGCCCCGGTCCGACGCCCCCGGGGGCGTGCGCCGGCGCCTGTCCGCCGGGCTCGATCCCCGCGGCCGGGGCGCCGAGCCGGCGGGCCGACTTAACTCTTGGCGTCCGCGGACGCGATCGCCGGCGCGTCGGGGCGGTGCGGGGCCGGCGCGACCGCCGGACCCGGATCGGGCGCCGGCGCAGGACCGCCCTGCAGGGCGCGCACCACGTCCTTGACACTGAGCAGCGCGCTCAGCTCCGGGAGGATCTCCACCGCGTCCCGGGCGCGGCGCGCGGTGCCCGAGAAAACTTCCGAACGAACGTGGCCGCCCCAGACGGTCACCGCCCCGGTTCCCGGCGGCGCGGCCGCCGGCGGCGGCTTGAGGCTGCCGGCCATCACGACCACGACATCGCTCTCGTAGGCCCGACCGAACGCCCACCAGAGGAGGACCGCGAACACCGCGGCGAGTCCGGCCCAGGGCAGGCCGTAGAGCGGGTCGGAGAACAATAGCGCGTCGAGCACGCCGAGCGCGAGACCGCAGCCGAAGATCCCGACGATCGCGACCCGCTTGCGCCGCGACGCGGGGCCCCGGCGAAAGTTCCGCTCGCCGGCGACCGGTGCCCCGAGCGTCGGCGGGAATCCCCCGTCCGGGGCGACGAGGGCGAGGTTCTCGAAGCCATCGGCGGCGAAGACGGAGCGGACCCGTGCCTCGACCGACGCCCCCGGCGCGAGCGCGAGACGGATCGTCTGGCGGTACGGGAAGCTCGCCGGATCGGCGACGTAGAGCGGCCGACGGAAGAACCGGCTGGGCCGCGGCGTCGGACGTCGCGCGGTCCC
Proteins encoded:
- a CDS encoding CDP-alcohol phosphatidyltransferase family protein — its product is MVLEGYRARVAPYLARIRGPFLGWSPAGLSWTALGCAGAAAALAALVRWTTPLLFLPVAVLIFLTGLFDVLDGEVARATGRASARGDLLDHVLDRYADLLLVVGFAASGYANPILALLALASVLLTSYMGTQAQALGQGRLYSGLLSRVDRLVVLAVAAFLEFDWSLPWPWAPTMPWARFAVDGLAFTVIDVAFLYFVIAGQWTAIARAVRVYRALPPGR
- a CDS encoding site-2 protease family protein is translated as MDPYLGYEIALLVVAVYGGTVYALYRRGLVGPDRALSLLGPALMIKTRRGRSALERWARFRRFWTAAADLGIALAAIAMAGITILLVIDAIVALRIPASAAPPVTEALGLPGINPVIPIGYGIVALVVGIVLHELAHGVVARSQGIGVKTIGVLWCVVPVGAFVEQDDADMQAATRRRRDRVAAAGVLANFGLALLFFVALSLLVASSVAPNANGVGVALVEPNTPAANATIAPGDIITSINGTSTTTNTLFEASLADTHPGEVVPVVFFSAALGRPVSVNVTLAPSPTIAGRGFLGVAVTFLTPPQLQSTLVWPLGSSSGPLTGGIDWLVLPLATIEPIGGSTAQFFHLTGPLAGTDPGSFWIGANVLYWLAWMNLLLGLSNALPLVPLDGGLLFRDFASSIAARLRAGWSAARLEEFGSRAVAASSVIVLVLLLWQFIVPRLL
- a CDS encoding AAA family ATPase — its product is MAPGVPGAPLRLGHWFGALALTGTPGTGKSAVARLLAGRLACVEVGDLALATGTGRRARGAVRVDLPRLARRVRSGPALRGVDLVVGHLAHRLPLRDAVVLRCHPRELRARLERAGRGTPSDRAENVTAEALDLVLVEALARARRVYEIDTTGRPAAAVARAVLRRVRGRGPSAYGRVDWLADPWVQKHLLGGAS
- a CDS encoding serine hydroxymethyltransferase — translated: MALPRPEDERRLASLVRAHDRWRGREVFNLLASENAVSPTARRYLASDLAGRYTLPLPTTLDGEAIDNSYTGTRYTDAIERLADAAAARVFRARCATTRPLSGHLAALSALAPLLPRGSRLLSIPPESGGYDGYAPGFVPALLGHTVRPMPASGPGFGVGAEEAVAAIRQERPNAVLLGQSFLLFPYPLREIAEAAHAADALVLYDASHVLGLIAGRQFQDPLKEGADVVFGSTHKSFPGPQGGLLVTDREDLFAQIAPALVWRIFDNAHWHRIAALAQTLLELERCGEEYARTVVEDARGLAGALAERGVPLVAAARGFTACHQLLLDRGALRARFGIGAGAFARRLERQRLLIDLVGRIGTAEVARLGLTAADMPRLAELIVRGGLRGERVGAEVRAWRREFRALRFA
- a CDS encoding exosome complex RNA-binding protein Csl4 → MTTTDLPKIALPGDYLGPAEEFLPGRGAYENRGRIYASLLGTPSVDPRDRTVRVDPFNGVPDVQEGDLVFARIDELKSAMAICTVVATTKSPRGVPGAPEGTIHISKAKEGYTESLADVFAVGDIVLARVIQPRPSIKLTTGAANLGVVSARCQVCHALLARTPRGGLVCPRCGHEESRKMAKGDLPKMPGADGPPSA